In Ananas comosus cultivar F153 linkage group 14, ASM154086v1, whole genome shotgun sequence, the genomic stretch CAAATTCAGGTTAGATTACAAACTTTCTTTTAGTATCTTGCTATTTttaggttttttctttttgaattgtGAAAAGAATTGTTCCTCATTGTCCATACTATTCTTCTATTTTAGGGTTTTCTTTTATGAACTAATTTTGAAAAGAATTTTTCCTTATTTTCATCCATTGATGTTGGTGAAGGCGGCGCATTCAACTGTTTTTACTTGGAAACACATTCACTTAAAGAGATCACAGTGGAAAACTATCATTTTCATTTATCCTAACATGattgatacaaaaaaaaaaaattatgcttttcTGTATTTTCCCcctcccccccttttttttttttcaaattttagattttttttttgttcttgtacTTGCTTTCATTTGTAGaggttttttttgtttaaatttctTTCAAATGACATATTAAAGAAATGGTTAATAAAAGGTTAATTTCTCATGCAAGTAAGGCATGGATGGTGATTAAATTTGCAGGTTATccatttaataatattattagtcattataatttttcatgTAGCCTTTATGAGAACTTTATTTATTACctaatattttctcttttttatttttttgataaagtactttagaataattaaaaattaagtttgtAGTTAACTCTTAATTAACTAAGAAATACTCTTTTTTTCCCTCCATTTGAATTCGAtcatttcttccttttttttgtgtttaggGTGAGGAGAAACATGATGTGATGATTATGGAATCTGACCCTGAAGGTGAAGAAGTAAAAAACAACAATCTAAATCTATTTGAAAGGTATTTTATTGATAGTTTTCAATCATCTATTTCTAAATACTACAAAAGCTTATTCTGTACATAATATGttagtattatattatagtGCTATAGAAATTATGGAAGATCAAGAAAGGCAGAAAGGGAAGGACAAGGCATctaaaagaaggatgaagacgGAGAAAGAGAAACCTCATATTGCATCAAGTTCTACTATCACTAAGAGAGTCTGCGAGTATAATGATAGAAAGATATGGAAGTATAAGGGAGAGACCCATTTGACAGGCTCATTTTGCCATTGTCATCACAAACAACTTCGGCCTCACAACTACACAAAAATTTGCACTGCTTTGAAAGCCAATtgtcaaaataagaaaaagaagaagaaaaatgtggCAAAAAGAGTCTTTGATAGTAGTTCTGAATACTATTACTACTATGCTGGATTTGGACCTTGTCGAGCAAAGGAGAGAAGAACTCGCGGACATGGTAGTGAAAAGAGTATGATAACTAAAAATACTGACAAGCAGTTGGTCTGTACAAGTGTtggtgatggtgatgatgatcatGAAAATATAAACCAACAAAATGATCTACAAGCTGATAATGATAATAAAGGAAAAGTGAAGGAGAAAGAAACTGAGAAAAAAGTGAGAAAGCCTATAAAATTTCGTTCCCTCGGGTCATTTTTGTAGAATATTTTCATCTCTcaatattttgagagaaaaaatattttctcataGCCTAGTTTCTATCAGTTATCTTGAGAATATTTGTGATATCAGTTTAACCCCAATAGATAAAACTTTTTGTACAATTTATCTGTTTGAGAAGCATCATAAATTACTTTGTATACTGtccttttttaaataattataagttTACTTTAACTGTAATGCTGAAATATTATTGACTTTTTTGGACATGCTTCATGCACTACCTTTCTATATTcactagtgtagagacccgcgcgatgcagcggatagataatagaagcaaaaattttaaaactttaataaactttatatttacATCTTATAGATGTATAGGAAGCTATATCGTATTAAGTACAACCAATTTGCATAACTAAATTCaactgtttaaaaaaataaaattatagttagaagcttatataatttttttaaaattatcgaAATACAGTAAGAGGTatacaattttatcatattatatgCCTCTTAAACATTCCGTtgtgaaatataaaaaagagcTAGATCCATCTGAATAAAGCACCTTTGTTTAATCATCAAAACAGATTAAGGATATGAAACacataaataataagttaacaTATTTggcttaagaaaattttgggtGAAATTTTAGACTCTAGTCTTCATCATACTTCTTAATTTATGAAAAAGACTTTGCCCACAACAGTGcctattcaaaaaataattataagataaaaataaaacaaaaacaccaagtttaaaaaaaacttatatttttttggggCACTTCTTTATCCACGCGAGATTGCTCATCCAAACCTCATACATCTTCTTAATCTTCAGTTGGTAGTTGCTCCCCGCGCCGAATCGCTTCTGGATTTTTATTGCGACCTATGAACAAACACCTAATCTGCATCACCAAACTGCGATATCTAAACCGACACAGCCTTGCTATCACATCAACCACAGAAAACCCTAATTCTCAAACAATTTAGATTTACTAAGAAGTTCTTGCGATTCTCGAGAAGCGAGCTCCTGCGCAGCGTCCCTTTGAAGAGGCTCAGGACGCCGCTTGCCTCCGCCCAATTGTGGGCATGCGCGAGCCGCGCGAGGAGGTAGCCGAGGCGGCGGCAGTTCATAACAAGTGGGGGCCTCAGTGCAAATCAGCCCAGCAAGCACTTATTTGCGGCCCAGCGGGCACTTATATGGGCCACGGCTCGGCTTCGCAGGACGATGCTTCTTGAATGAGACAACGTTATTCGCatgctttcttcttcttcgtcgtcgtaattatttaattataaattttatagtatgTAAATACAATTTTCTGTTACAAAAATTCACAAACGCTAAGAAAACGAAAATTGCATCAACAATTCTAAGAAAAATGAGAATAGATCCaaggttttaaaaatatataaatataaaaattattacaaaatCAGCGATACAAAATATGTGATTAAATGAATTCAAAAACTATTGTATTTGTTAGCTATGATTTTGAGATCAAACGAAAATAAAACGAAGTGTGTTACCAAGAAGAATGATTATTGGGATTTATAAgtgtaggaaaaaaataaggAGTTATCAATCTTTATTAAATAAGTGGATATATATTCTGAAGAACTCATGAGAGGGTTCTTTATTACATCATTGCCTTGCATCCAAGGGTCCTTTATAACACTAATTTCTGTAAACTAAGGTTAAAAGCTTCCTCCatcaaaaccaaaacaaaataaCACGGAACAACAATAATCCCTAGTAATTTAGCAGCAAGAGAGTGAAAAGGGAAAATTGAGAATAATTGGCACCAGCACCAAAACAAATACATAAATGTTGAATCATTGAAAGTCCATAGGATGACTCACAGGTAACCATTCATAATAAAAAAGATCAACATCAAATACCGAAGCAAATATCTCGATCATAGTAGGAAGGCAGATGACAACTAAATTCGACATGCGAAGAAATATACAAACAATCCCTCTTTCTCAATTTTTACGTGAGGCTAAAAGCAATTACACATTCTTGAACCCACAAACTATGAAACTAAATGATCTATAAATTGAACACGTCTGACCAGCTATGAAACTGTTTTCATTCGGCAAGtattgtttttcaaattttaagaaaacTTGGCAAAAGCTTATAGAAACAACGCAAAATCTCCAAAAGCCACTGCACAGAATGCCGAAACAGTTGCAACGTGTATAAGACTACCATTAAACAGCAAGAAAGTGTAGTAGAGAGTGTAAGTGTAAACTACATCAGGGTGAAAAGGCAGCAAGatgaaaaaattaaagtaaaaatggGGTGGTAAaggaaagttaaaaaaaaaaaacgctggGGGGAGAGGAAATAATAAGCAGGAGTTGCCGACAccttaaataaaaatgatactGCAAACAATTGAAGGAAGGACGCAAGAAAAAATTGAACTGTAGTAGAAGGAGAAGTATGAGAAAGAAATAAGGAAAATTTATTCGCAGGAATATAAAGCTTCCAGTGATAAGAAAGTTCACAAACTTATAATTCTTCACTATAGACACTTttcaaaagaacaaaagaaaatgcTTTCCTGTAGAGGCGAAACAACTGTATTCTATTATCTATCCACGTCGGAGCTAATGAAACCTTGATTCTATCAAAGGCAGCTAATGAAACCTTGAATACAGTTGTTACAATTTTGGCATGATCCTTTATGGTTGCATATCCTATAATAAACTcgatttgatcataaaattcTATAGTTTTTTGCATCTCCTTTTAGATTACTTAATTCCATTCATCGTGTACTCTTCCATTTTTGTAACACTTATGTTCATATGCACTTGCATAAGTTATTTTCGCGATTCGCTATTCTGCAGTTTCATAGGAAAAGTTATTGATGGGCAATATCCAAAAGAAGCATTAAGTCATTAACTTGCTGATCATGAGTGATCCAACATATCAACTATGTCACATTTGTGGATCACCATTGGTACAAATATTGGTGGAAAAGAATATATGTAAACTGATAAAGATTTAAAGACTCGTAAacagaaaaaattaaagattcaCATAAACCAAAACTAACGTTTCTAGCCAAGTTAACTATGGCATGATTCTggtttaaatagtgaaaaaaaaaaaaaaaaaaaaactattgtgCATAAGATATCTCATGcgacaacaaagaaaaaaggtaTACCTTGCAGACTCATTAATTACAGCAAATGGAGAAACACAGCCCAATGGCACCTAAAAAGAAATAGGAAAAGATAGTtgataatttaaagaatagagtaAATATCtaattcataaaatataaaattaatgtatgcaaaaaataaattggTTGCAATGAAAATCTGATAATACAGGATATATCTGGGATAACCACCTGAAGTACTTCTTGCAATGCTTCCTCTGGAGCCTGGAGCCATTCGCATCCCAACCCAAGCCTTTGCGATAGTACTATTCGTTAAAAAAAGGTTAATCAAAGTTAACAACACCTCCAACTTAAATAATGAAATATTTTATCCAGAATTAAGAGGGTAAAAGAAATTTTCTACTTTTTAAGTCGACTTTTGTGCCTGCAAGAGCagaaacaatataaaatctGTTCTTCTTGCCCTGCAAGTCAAAGACATCAAGACATGATTTCAGAAAGACAAATTCTTGGTTATAGATATTAcaaattgcttttttttttggttttgaacAGGAATATTTACCTTCAACAGGAGATTTTTACTCAATGCACCTCCCAAGTGCCCAACATAATTTGCCTGAGCATGAAAGTGTTATTTTTTTCCAGCAAGTGAGATCATCTAACCAAACAAAAATGAGTGAAAACAAACTTTACCTACTAACCTGAGCTTCGACCATCAACACAGCAGGATGATCATAGCATGTAAATTTGATATTCAGCTCATACAAATGACAAAAAGAGCACAATCACTAATCAATTATTTGAGGTGTTAATAAAAGAAGTGTACCTTTTTTTCGATTCATTGGGTGCTTGAAGAACATGCCTCTTCGACTTGGTCTATtcgaaaacaaaatttcaagtAAATTTCGGATGTTATCTTCAAAAAATGAGAAGTATATTTAAGATGTTCGCAAGCAGTaccataaaaaagaaatttgcgCAATGGTGATGAGATGATAAAACTCCTTAAAATAAGTGATTTAATCAGAGAGGAGAAATCGATCAAGCACAATCCAGAAACAGTGCTCAATCGAACAATTCACAATCGAGCTCCGACACTCACGACACATCAATCGATAGCGTTAGGCGCGATCCAAACAGGAAATTTGTACAAAAGAACACAACACAAATTCTATTCGAGCAACGCGactgaagaggaggaggaggagattagGGTTCGGGTTTCGTGATCGCACCGTGGAGACGGACCAAGAACAATCCTCGACCACGGCGGAGTCTTCGAGGCCGTTGAGGATGTTCTCCCTGAAGTCGGAGTCATCGTCTTCCTCTTCTACACCGTCGCTCAAGTATGTGTCCTCTTCCTCCCCTACGTTCTCACCATTATCATCGTTCTCTTCATCTTCGTCCCTGAGATCCCTCCCATCGCCATCGCTCGCCGTTGGAGAAAGGATCGAAAAAGAAGATATCACTCTCCCTCGACCACCAGCCCCTCAACGACACCGCCTTCCTCTCCCCCCGCTGCGAATCCTGGCGAAGATCGCGCCGTGGATCGCGCCGCGAATCTCGACGGGGAGAtcggagagagatgagaggcgGGATCggacggggagagagagagagtgacgGGGGGCAAGGCGGGAGTGAAGGAATGAATAGGATCTGAAGTGGCTCGATGACGTGGATTGAATTAGCCTGGATTAAGGTATATTGGACACGTGGCAAAAAGGAAAGGGGATTCATTAGAGTTTATAGATGATTATATAATGAAGtactttgttttcttctttagtAATAACTATGTAATGAAATTTCAATTGTATGACTTGATTTCATAAGATTCTTGTGTTTATTCATATCTAAGAGTAGTCATTAACCAAATCTATCTATTACAATTGAAAATAGGGCAGAAAGTTTCTCTTCCATAAACAGTTctattaaaaatccaaataattagTAGTTAATTGGTTGATTCTAAGTGAGGTTgtgatttatatataattgtgGAAATAGTACTTTTAAGTTGCTCTGTTATTTCAACTCAATATGAAAAGATTAAAGGGAACTTCTAATACCCACAATGCATTGCcagtttttcactttagtatcttatgattTTAACTATATCATTTAATTAGTATtctgtgttttttatttttattttttattacaccCTCCATTAACTTCTCCTTTAAACTAATCAACCTGCAAAGGCCAACGAAAAGGCATAGGactacttaaattttaaacctCATCATCCTTGGTGAGTCCGCAGCGACGAAAAAGCGATGATCCATCATGTACATGTGTGGCACGTGACTATTTTAGCAAAGAAATTAAAGAAGGGTGtgatagaaaatgaaaatagaaatcATAGGATACTTAAGTTGATATAGTTAAAATcaaagatactaaagtaaaaaggCGGTAAGCTACATACAGGGTAACTGAAGGTTTTTCAAAGATTAATCTATACATATAGATGATATGtctataattattaattaattttacatttacatgATTAGTAATTCATTCAATGATTTCAATACTTGGTAATATGTGAGatcattataaaaaaattatagatgtGTAATGATAGcatgttttttatttaaattaataattttaccgAAACATATTTTAACATACGTAATAACTTAGTAGCACTTCACTACCTTATCAAGACAAACTAACCTAATGCATATATAGTTAGAAATATTGTTATATAGGGctttatattttactataaaataaatataaaatataataaaattttattagtgagTTAGTATTGGATATATAAtagtttgttttatttaatcCTTTGAATTTTACATATGATGCCTGATAAGATATAAATAATAGAGAAAAGTTCAACTAAATTACTTTTGATTTATACATGCATTTGGTCATTTTATGATTTGTAAATTTGCACTTTATAACTTTGTGGTttgagctaggctactatacctTCGAAAGCACGGAGGTTTCCatactttcaagttgttttcaataataagACATCCGATTTAGCAATCAACTTCATTTGACAtattgtaacgccccaatagtctcacatcggatgggatactgattctgaTCAATTTATATAAGAcctactacaacaaaattaagttttaagtgattatcttttaaattactggcaattataattgccgctaaatgaTTCCGAGACAATTATGATAATTGTCGCTATTGGTAGGGTTGGTAAAAATTATAGTGGCATTTGTTCCGGCGGTTGGTAAAAGTCTAAATAAATGCTGCTAAATACTATataataacaactattataaatgtcactataattaactataattgccactaaaaatatactaaatgtTTGATAAACAAAGTTTATTGTGGCAATTTCATACTAAAATATTTGTTCCACAACTAAATACtacaatgaattaaaattttaaaaaatagtaataaccAAAAAGTGTTACTAATTTGTATAATAAATAGTCTTCACTCTCAAATTACAATatcaatattcaaattaaatttcagagATGAATTCCAACAACAAAGTACTTGTTcgaaatttaaccaaaaaacaACAAATTCTAAATGACAGTAAACACTTATAATCTCGGAGAAATCCCAAATTATAAATCCTCAAAACTTATTGCTCCACTTCGAAAGCTTATTCAAGTTGATGACAAGACCCAAAAAATCTGtttaaaaagtaatatttttgcAATTAGTGGTACAAATAAGCAATATAAGTAAATTCTCATCAAAAGCATCAAATTTTTAAGTAGATATAGATAGCAATGTATGTGTTACATTTTGATTGTAAGTTTCAATCCTCACCAGGAGAGCTGAACTGTAACGACCCAGtacactagcaataataactcgttgggcccagctAACAGCCCAAAAttcttaagcccagttattattactagtgtctaagtctcttataaatccaatgacaaccccattgtaatataccgaaacctcggtagagTATATCAAGCTTTTGTCGAATCGACTAGAGtgtgcgaaagaaatagttggacaaagtcaaattaacattccaacaaagttggaagggttaaaagtaagTTTAGAAGAGTTAAAAAGGTTTTAGCAATGATCGGaacgaaatagaatcgaaaagatGCAAAAATCTGAAAACTAGAGTTGTGTTACCGGTTTAACATcaaaagtgtactggtacaaggcaGCTACCCGAGAGAGGTAGCTCTTGGGTTTGAGTAGAAAAAGGCTGTTGAACCGGTGACAGaatttcgtgtaccggtacagtgcacTGTGGACCGCAGGCATAGTCTGCTACAAATGTCAAGATTGGGAGGGCTTTTTGGCTATTGTTACAACTTGTAAAAGGCCCCAGCACCCCTCCCCTCTTGTTTACAGCTGagattgtctctctctctcatttctctccctctcgctCTCTAGAAGCTCCCTCTCAAGGTGGAAAAGAGAGGATCAAAAGAAGGATTTGGAGGAAATTTTGGAGATTGGAAGACCTAGAGCTCTCCTCCAAGATGGAGCTTGGTGGACATCTAgactaaggtgaggtttcttgtaagattgagATTAGGGCTTGATTTTGTACTCTAAACCTtgtggttttgatcttcttacaagaGTGGAAATCTAGTAGAAACTATAGAACATGTGGAAATCCATGTTTTGCTCAAGTGTACATGGTGGTTTGCTAGGGttcatgttagatgccctaggaatggtttgaatgacctagaaatggttctaaaagagttactagatgattctaagcttgtTTTAGCTTAGCTAAGAGATCAATCTAGCATATGTTGCTAAATGATATttttagggcaccaaaattggagTCTTTGTCATAGttgggtttaaatgtaaattaaccctatataaacctaattgaaggtatttttgatgcgttggtgaagtcggttcggcgattcgtcgagcctacgtgaagatattgaagaaacggacgttttgacttcgtttccacctggaaggccgaggcgaggcccaaaaatcacgagaacggatccggagcatcgtggcatcaagttatagatcATTAATTTTCGGGGCCGCGAatcgacgcacggttggtgagtaGTTGCAAGATCGGGCCCAACGGACACGAgtgtcgcgggaggccgattgcaagtgactacaagtaATCGGAAAGCGATGTGAGGTGGGTTGTTCTCACCGAAGTTattagctcgcttccatgtcgaagcgaAGTGAGAATTGTTATTGATGCATGTATGGTAGTTAGTGGTAAAACATGAAGCCTATGTTAAACTACCATTGGATGAAGAAGACATAATGTAGAAATACTAAATGAAATGCATATATCTATAAATGGGTAGGTGGTCTACGATAATGTGGATGCATGAATCCTATTATTCTAAATGTTTATAACCTACCATTGAAATGAAAGCATGTTGATCATATTGTAGAAACATGTTAGACGAATGCATGATGTACTTGTTGTAATATATGCTAGAAGGAATGTGCACGATGACATAAGGATTATGTTAAGTGTAAAATGCATGTTGGCAAATTGTAGATTATGCTTGATTCATATGAGTTGAACATGGATCGATAACTCTAAggtgattagagaactcgacattgggaAACAGAAATATGTTATCTATGAAATGCTCGatttggacaactaggatgtcaagtagatcgagtggcattaaacctagtgttaataaacataggttggacaagaGTGGctttgaacctagtgttattgaataTAGGTTCGACATGAggggcattgaacctagtgttaaagaatatatgttgagaattgaacctagagtcatgtaaacctaggttatgtgataaaagtATTGAATCTAGGGTCAATTGGACCTAGAatggaaaggacattggacctaaataggtcgacactatagggttaagaccaacccttaagctatgtgaaatggattccggaattccATAACTTATGGATCACACCGAGAGAGGTgtggggcgtgtgcgacgatttcgccccCCCGGGCTAAACCATTGTCGatgcgtgtgcgacgatttcgccgccggatggttaagctgGTTTGTAGATTATACCGCCGGTTGACGTGAGCCATGgctgggcgtgtgcgacgatttcgccgccaggtgGCTATGTCATGGAGCGCGGTAGGCTGTGGTtggctgaggtgcaagtgagagttccttcacctctaGCCGAACAGAACGCGGATTATTCGGAGTTAATTGACttaagaccgagtcgagtggtatAGTGTGACTAAGGTATAAatacccttagtaaagaataaagagtagctaagaataaagagtagccAAGAATAAAGAGTAGCCAAGAATAAAGAGTGGCTAAGAATAGAGAGTGGCTAATAAGAAAGAATTGCaaatagtaaagaatggctaacaataaagaatgacaaatgatagagagtaaaattatttaatttatttgcatagttgcatgaatttcatattgcatattgtgaggcacattcatgtattttaatattgcataaaatacttgtggatatctgttggatctaacatgattgcagtgccttcTTGGACCCGGTGGGTTGTAAAAGCAAATTGTAATATGTATAACTTGGGTTGAATGTTTGTAATAGCTAGGATTTATGTTTTTAATACTTCCTTATACAATCTGTATGTTGaattctgttcctggttggaacaacATCGCGACGATCTGTTGGCGTGCCTGAACCCGACAAAATAAGCGGGGCACGGGACGTGACAACCATTCCCATCCAATGTAGAATTATTggagtgtcacagactccctccgttaagaccctgacgtcctcgtcagtcctaatcacacacacagtccaagatcaccaggcgagaTGTGAGATCACCAGGCAAgatgagactcgtctcgctagcccgtcatccagaccctagctcagtcaagactcgccacacatgtccagctggtgaatcggctctaataccaaatgtaacgacccaatcagctagtaataataactcgttgggcccaaccaccgacccaaaatgcttaatctCAGtgattattactagtgtctaagtctcttataaactcAATAACAATGCCATTCCCATTTGATGTGGgatattggggtgtcacatactCCCcccgttaaaaaaaatttcgtccccgaaacttgaccacgtgCCCACTGATATCGAAATCAGACATTGCTCCACCAGTGCAGTATCACCTTTGAGTACTGGTCTCTGCTGATAGTAGAGCACGGAAGAAATAGAGAGGAAAGTGGATGCAACAAACAGAAAAAGGTAATATAAAGGCAAGTGGAAACAATCAATAAAAGAATGTCAAAACGAAAAGATAATCACTATTCAAAAATGCAGCTCCTGCTGCGTAATAGCGTAACAGGAAAAATCACCATCTTATAATAGCCATGATGCCATCACGAGCAAGTCCAATAGATGGAGAGTACCCAACTTTTAACATGTTATCATTATCACTACActagaaaaagcaaaaaaaatgcaaatgaCAAATTATCGTTCATCACCAGCATATCTAATGAAAGTACGAAAAAAGCTGctaaaattgaaaacaaaaatgaTGTAATTGAAGGATAGAAGACCACTGGATTTCAACACTTTCAATAAGCATTTGCTAGAGTCAAAAAGCCAATAATTCACGCAAGCATGTGCGAGACAAGCTTCTTCAAACCGGTTGTGCCCTCAACGCCTCCAGAAACTTGGACGCTTCTCTTCTTGCATCCGCCTATCAGAgaacaagaaaataaattttaaattgataaagATTCAATGTgttgaaacaaataaaaaaacccACGAAAAGCAATTGATAGAAAGAATATGAGGTTGTTCACATTAGGCACCATATAGCATATCTAACCAGCTACTGCATAGAATTACTGAACCTACTGTTTATTCGGTCAAAGAAGCTAGATCAAGGCAATAATAATCTATTTACATTACCTTTGCAGATGGTAGCAGCTATAATgattacaattaaaaaaaacagaGTACAACAAAGCGGCCCGCCTCAATGGAGGGCCGTTTGCACTTTGCTGCACAGAAGAACTTACTTTCTTATCGTTTACACTTTGCTGCATTGTTTTAGCATCCATCCCTGAAGGAATGGTTGTCTTATCAAACTTTTACAACTATCTAGTTTGCCTCAATGTTGACTTTAATATTTGAGTACTCTATCACCTTGGCTGACAGAAAGCCTGCTTGAATTGAGCGCAGGAAGGAAAACCAGGTAGGGTATATAATTTCACAGCTTTCCCACTTCACTGATGCAAACACTAGCTAATGAGAATAAAATTCAGAGCGGCGCTCTCTCAGTGCTCCCAAGCAATTATGTATTTACAAGATAGTGCTTACCTCTTCATTTCTTTTGAACGCTCGATAAATTCGGTAGCAATATCACGGCCTTGATAGGATGCAAGGACAGACCTTATGTCAGCAGGTCTATGGACGGCCACAACTgtagtaaac encodes the following:
- the LOC109720721 gene encoding uncharacterized protein LOC109720721; this translates as METLKNSYGILGTASPSFLYTSLSNTSDTLSIKSVSHLPPCVLNHSPWDDLYPDHPDSDHQQIQGEEKHDVMIMESDPEGEEVKNNNLNLFESAIEIMEDQERQKGKDKASKRRMKTEKEKPHIASSSTITKRVCEYNDRKIWKYKGETHLTGSFCHCHHKQLRPHNYTKICTALKANCQNKKKKKKNVAKRVFDSSSEYYYYYAGFGPCRAKERRTRGHGSEKSMITKNTDKQLVCTSVGDGDDDHENINQQNDLQADNDNKGKVKEKETEKKVRKPIKFRSLGSFL
- the LOC109720577 gene encoding prolyl-tRNA synthetase associated domain-containing protein 1-like isoform X1, whose product is MVEAQANYVGHLGGALSKNLLLKGKKNRFYIVSALAGTKVDLKILSQRLGLGCEWLQAPEEALQEVLQVPLGCVSPFAVINESASGFWRFCVVSISFCQVFLKFEKQYLPNENSFIAGQTCSIYRSFSFIVCGFKNV
- the LOC109720577 gene encoding prolyl-tRNA synthetase associated domain-containing protein 1-like isoform X2 — encoded protein: MVEAQANYVGHLGGALSKNLLLKGKKNRFYIVSALAGTKVDLKILSQRLGLGCEWLQAPEEALQEVLQVPLGCVSPFAVINESARIANRENNLCKCI